aaaaagacccctttatccccactctctgccttctgccagtcagacaatcctctatccaggccaggttcttgcccttaacaccatgggctcttaacctatttgaCAGTCTCCTATGTCTGTGtgaaatcattcattgtgtctattttcagcccctcgagcctgctcagcattcaataagattgcggctgatctcattctaaccgcaactccacattcctgcctacccctgatgacctttcacccccttgctcatcaagaatctatccagctctgccttaaaaatattcaaggactctgctttctaaggacgtgagttccaaagtcttacaaccctcaagaATAAAAAATccacatctccatctgaaatgggcgactccttattttgcaacagtgaagccctcattctcgattctcccacaagaggaaacatcctctccacatccaccctgtcaagacccctcaggatcttatatagttcaatccaggttttacccaaaactttaaatctgtgtcccgactgcttggacgaccagtgaatggaaacagagtttctttgtccacctgatggaaacctggcgtaatcttgtgtccctgaatcaaatctccccataacctcctttgctggaaccattctggtaaatctcctctgcaccttctccaagaaccttcacattcttcctgaagagtggtgaccagagctttttaaagattcatagaatagaattagaaccatataattcctacagtgcagaaggaggccattcggcccatcgagtctgcaccgactctcttgtcgggcaccctacctaggcccacaatcctaccctgtccctgtaaccccatagtcccaccaaacctgcccatccctggacactaaggggcaatttatcaaggccaatccacctaactttcccttctttggactgttggaggaaacctgagcactgggtggaaacccacgcagacacggggagaaagtgcaaactccagacagtcaccaaagccggaattcaacctgggtccctggcgctgtgaggtagcagtgctaatcactctgccaccagaagcatagtttcagtatcaatATTTATATTTATGAAGCTCCAGGTCGAatatgctttgccaactactctcttaatatgtcttgtagacatacaaaatccctcttcacctctttctctctcctcccaaagaggccagttggtttttataacaatctagcagttttcatggtcactttttcacagtgccggccccacaaatgaccagattcattcagatcaatttcacaacctgcctttgtgtttttgtgggttctctcactccctatttcctgttttcaatcagtttcacagggtgttcgaaaggGAGGATTCAAAGTCCGgagactcaaaccaagcatcacatcaggatctgacagagtcctcaatttatcatatcctgaatataagcggattttgaacatggaaggaaaaagcatcgctcatagtggggagaaaccgtacatgtgttgtgtgtgtggacaaggattcgctcgatcatcaggcctcacaagccacaaatgcagtcacactgaggagaaaccgtggaaatgtgcggactgtgggaaaggattcacttccccatccaagctggaaattcatcgacgcagtcacactggggagagaccattcacctgctccaagtgtgggaagggattcactcagtcatccggcctgtccacacaccagcgagttcacactggggagagaccattcacctgttcagagtgtgggaagggatttgctatttcatccaacctgcagcagcaccagcgaattcacactgttgagaggccgtttcaatgtccagactgcgggaagtgcgagAAAAGTTCTGTTGAACTGatccgccatcaacgtgttcacactgatgagagaccattcaggtgctctcactgtgggactgggttcaggcaatcatctcacctcactgtacatcagcgagttcacactggcaaGAGGCCATTTACTtgcactcaatgtgggaagggattcactcagctgtCCGacttgcagaaacaccagcgaattcacactggggagaggccattcacctgctccaagtgtgggaagggattcgctcaatcaacccacctacagacacaccagcgagttcatactcgagagagaccattcacctgctctcaatgtgagaagggattcactcagtcatctgacttgcagaagcaccagcgaattcacactggggagaggccattcacctgctccaagtgtgggaagggattcgtgcaatcatctcacctgcagacacaccagcgagttcacactggggagaggccattcacctgctccaagtgtgggaagggattcaccacttcatccaacCTGGTGACACACCAGcgtggccacaagtaaccacagtgattggattttgctgttcctcacattcaggactgaaccatgttcatttgggtctctttctgctgataacaaactccagcccatttacaggggctaatattctggctaaaagtcaaataaattagatttgtgttaaatataATGTGTGCTGAaactttaatatctctgacacaagttatttccttttgaagtactcttgctctcccctgtctcttccatcctcacctccaacatgaagtgtgaggagcttgtggagcttctttgtgactgagattgagtaaatccgatcagctgcctctgctgcttccctcctttccatgagcccaccggaccaaactgtctctaactttcatcctttcccgagccctaaacccacatctttctctagtttctctcccatctccctcataccctctcagagctcatcttgtccatgaggtcCAGCTCCTGCTCCTTCGACCCTATtctcactgagctactgatcagccaactaccctgtgtccatggatattgtcaacatttctctctcttcaggtactgtccctctgtccttcaaatctgccatcatcaccccctcaataaaacaaacccttgaccctgccatcctgacaaattactgccccatcttcaacctctctctctccaaactctttgaacatgttgtcacctcctaaATCCTtacccatctttcccagaattcccatgtttgaatcccttcaatcaggtctctgccctgtcacagtgaaatacaagagacaaacagaatcttacccggagagaaagacagacaatccgggagcttggatccaacacggatatgtccatacgaccagaagacaaggatagcagcacagtcattatcgagagacaacaatacctgctggagacagacagacaactaaacaacacgaatcacaacaccaagctaccttgacccatatacccgagacaggaaggagaattggagatggactggaagaactcagactccagacacatttaccaaaaacagatggaatatctgaagggacaacaggtagaaccaaggaagttctacctgctccttaaaatacccaaacacagaataataataatctttattattgtcacaagtaggcttacattagcactgcaatgaagggcttacattagcactgcaatgaagttactgtgaaaatcccctagtcaacatactctggcgcctgtttgggtacacagagggagaattcacaatgtccaattcatctaacaagcgcatctttcgggacttgtgggaggaaacaggagcacccggaggaaacccacgcagacactgggagaaagtacagtgcagactccgcacagtgacccaagtgagaATTGAGctcggaaccctggcgctgtgaagcaacagtgctaaccactgtgccaccgtcaggGAAATACCACCAGACAGACCCATCTGATCAGACTGAGAGAGAAAATCCTAcagaatcagtgcagaaggaggccattcggcccatacagcctgcaccggcacttggaaagataaCTCTACTTAAGCGCATGCGTCCACCCtattaagggccatcttgacaattacatgaataggatgggaatagagggataggaaaCCCGGAAgcatagaatattttagtttagatgggcagcatggtcgacgcaggcttggagggccgaagggccttttcctgtgctgtacttttctctgttctttgtttatCCCTGTAACGCAGTAACGCCCACCTAATCtttgtttggacactgaggggcaatttagcggggccaatccaccaaacctgcccatctttggacggtgggagaaaactggagcatccggagggaacccacacagacacggggagaacatgcaaactgcacacagtcacccaaggccagaattgaacccaggtcgctggtgctatgaggcagcagtgctaaccattgtgccacatctcttgcaagagaaacagagttaacgtttgttgttccttgtaacagttctgtagaagTGTTAATGGGCTCTAATTTAAAGTCTTGAAGTGAAAAGTGGAACGTTTTACTCAGAGGTTTGACACAGGAAGAAGTTTTagcctgtgtgaagctcaatcttcatttaCACAAAGCCcacagtctgattggctggaggaccagagtccatccGGTCTTCCAAATCTTTCCATTGGTCAACATCACTCAGACAGGAAATGAGGTTTTGGAACCCGCGCCTACGTGACCAATGGAAAGAACTCAAAATGATAcagagtctcagccaatgagggagatccgggatcagccccacccctcattcactctgattgcttGGAAGACCAGCAGCTCCCGCGCGGTCCTCCAGTTCCACCCCATCTTCCTATTGGTCCGCAGCTGCTGTCAATCACTCCCTGGgcattgtgatgtggagcatgcgcagtgcggctcatgTCCAGGGACAGACGCTTGTTTGTCTCGTCCTCAGGCGGGAAGGAGGCGGATAAGCGAAGGCAGCGttaggggcagtgggagggaggggaggcttcacaaaaacccagtggAGGCATCAAAGCTGAAACAAGAAATTACCGCTCCCGAGTTTGCAGCGAGCGGGAAGGTTTTCCTGGCGAGCCTTTCCCCAGTTAACCAACATCATCCTCAAGGGGGCagtgtgcagcagggcgcatgcgcggtgaGCCCTGTccactcagcaggactgacagtgatggattcaggaaactccttttacagggggttacaaggggaggatttaaacACAGCAAAGTGAAATCAAACAAGACATTAAGACCTGAGAGAGTCACTTGATTAATCTGAACCTGGATATTATTGGTCTTtgagtgtaagcattgagttccaggTCAGTACCACTCTTCATGGGGGTTCACTGTACCAGCAAATCACAGACACAGGCTAGtgttctggggacaagggttcaaatcccatcatggcaattgGTGGAGTGTAAATTCAATTAATCTGGAATTCAATGTTCATCTCGGTATTGGTGACCGTgaaatcattgtggtgagtttgtgggaaggggagagtgtgggactgggatttgcaCCTTTGGGAAACGAGAGCAATAATTATGCTCCGggaactagaattatctgttctaaGTTTAAGTCCTGGACTAACCTGTGCAAATTGGTTTTATATTGTTACCAGGAGTGGACTGACAGAAAGGAAACTCAaatcaaacatcacatcaagatctgacagtcattcaattcatcaggacctgaatatcattggtttTGAATGTGGGTGGAGATATGTTTGTCAGTTCCGTCTGTGGGAAAAGATGTCAAATATCAGTGTGCCTGGGAAAGCATTGAGacgcacacacacccgagtgagagtgttccagtgaactgactgtgggaagagctttaaccagttacacagcatgAAAATAAATCACACCTAGAATCTGTACACGTGTTccgtgtgtggacgaggtttcaactGTTTGTCCAACGTGGAGAGGCACAAGGACATTGGCACCATGgacaaccatggaaatgtggggactgtgggaagggattcatgtcCCCATCTGTGCTGGACATTCattggcgcagtcacactggggaaagaccattcacctgctccgaatgtgggaagAGGTTCACGAGATTAACCCACCTCACTACACACCAACGTGTTCTCTCTGAcacgagaccttttaaatgttctgcctGTGAGGAGAGCTTCAAAGGCAAAATGGATCTGCTGCttcaccagcgcagtcacactggagagaggccgttcacctgctccgtgtgtgggaagggattcactcagcagtCCCTCCGGCTGAAACACCAGCGCATTCCCACCAGGGAGGAAGCGTTCATCTGTtcgctgtgtgggaagggattcattcggtcatccaccctgcagacacaccagcgagttcacaagtgcctCCAGGACTCTGCTGTTAttgatgttaatcacatccaggactgaaccaaaaTCACATCCTGGATAGAACCATGTTCATTCCGACAGCTGGAGTTTGTTtgagttgatgttaataatccctgaaactgagattagaatagattggtgcttGATCGCTGGCACACACACAATGGGGAAAAGGGCCttgttttgtgctgtaaaactctagaaCGTGAACCCATCTCACTTCACACCAACATGTTCACTCTGACACAAGACATTTTatgtgttctgactgtgggaagagcttgagaggcaaaatggatctgctgacacaccaacgcgctcacactggagagagaccgttcactgcTCCGAGAGTGGGAAGGAAaattatccaccctgcagaaacaccagtgaTTTGACagcgggggagaggccattcacctgctctcagtgtgggaagggattcactcattcatccaccctgcagatccaccagcgaattcacaagtTACAGGaattagattctgctgttattgctgctgtgaatCCCTGCAACTGGAGTTTAATGTTCTGGATATAGATGAATTAAATCAGCTTTGTGTCAAACACACAGTGTTGGTGTCCTTGATTTCTCGAAGATAAGAGGAGACTGATTGATGTCCTGTTACCGACTTCCATTATTGGGTCTTTTCTCCTTTGTTAATGGAAGACGTTTATTTATATAACGCCTTTCACAACttaagatgtcccaaagtgctgtACAGACAATGaggttcttttgaagtgtagtcactgttgtaatgtaggaaatgcagtcaCCAAatgtgcacagaaagatcccacaaacagaaatgtgattgtgaccagagaatctgttcagtgatgtttgttgagggataaatattaagcAGTAAACCAGGGAGACCTCCCCTGCTTTTTGGAATAACATCATGGGAACTTTACACCCAACGGAgggcagacccttccatcaggcagaaggtacagaagtctgaagacctggacATCCAGAAATAGGAGCAGCTtcgtccccacagctacaagactcctcaaggactccccctcggactgatctgttccctggaaggACACcactcacgacgccctatgctgctcttgctcatgtatttgctttgtttggccccttgggcactgtaaccaatcactgttgtcgATATACCACTATGTGCtaacattgtgctaaccactaaccACTATGCTCCGAGCTGCCTTGTGACTCTTCAGTGCAGGGTAAACCGGGATGGTCCCTCTGATATCAGGGAAGAGGAGAtgtaatagaggtgtttaaaatgggGAAGGATTTGTGACAGTGTCgatattttcccacaaacagaacaaacatttttcattccacatttATAGTCTGAGGATAATCAGGTCAtgatcaattgagtgacactgttggatcttaatgtgatatttggtttgtttcctgtctgaaaatcctctcctaatgccctggaaaaggagtttacaaagggcacactatcagtccaggatagaaattcagaacagacaattccagtttctggggAACATGTTTTTCTCTCTTCTGTCCTCAAAGCTGTAAATTcccgtcccacacactccctcctccctggggctgaaatccaaataaagtattagatcattatttctgtatccttttaccaaagttatataattagaggtaagaatatgctttataagtcacttcattcatgacttgtgacagacattaatctgaatgaTCCTGACTGACCAATTAGAATAACAGATGTTAACCTTGTGTCCAGACATGACTGTGTAGAGATTTGATGAGCAATCGTGAAGgtcgtttctccaaatcttccagggtttccttcgTTCTTCCTCTCGAACTAAGTTGTACCGGATATCAGACTCAGGGTCCATTCGGGTTCTCTTGCTGCTGACGAAATAACTTgaatcaaatatggagaagactgaatccactgtttggtccctgctccaatctccattcctgacatactgactctatccctctccctggcaacagtctgagacttagccagtctctttgtaaacttTGTTTCACACTCgatccaatatgagcttctgacctcatagaatttacagtgcaggaggccattcggcccatctagtctgcaccggcccttggcaggagcaccctagctaagcccacacctccacctatccccgtaatcccccaacctttttagatactaaggcaattgaccatcgtcacctcccgattcgacaattccattacacacctggctgctctcccacattctacctcggTAAACCTAAAGCCAaccaaaagtctgctacccatgtcttaattcacagcaggtttctttcccctatgatccctgtgctccgagacttgcattcgctcccagtcaattctcagcctgttttcaaatccctccatgacctcgtctctccctgtgtctgtcatctcctccagccccacaaccccgagatatctgcacagctctgatcctggactcttgcacattcccgattctaattactccgtcatggttttaagttccctcggccccaagcactgaattccctccctaaacctccccgtctccacctcactcacctcctttcagactctttgaccaagtttttggtcacctgccctaatatctccttttgtgtctgggtgtctcactttgttttataatgttcctgtgaggttgactgggatgatttatgatgttaaaggtgttatataaatagaagttgttgttgttgactgtaaccctgacctcctgttttacaatatcccattggtttcacaacaaactctggcTCTAATGTTTTGCCCCGTgtgggtttgcagcctctataaagactcaggcctgtcaccaggagcaggccgcagctgtccccccgctcgatgcaaacccgggcccggaaacttcttattggtgTTTGGAATCTCCgccgggtttcagtgaaacctcccggccgagacaagcatcggcactgcgcatgctccagctcacaatgcccagggagtgattgacggcagctctgggCCATTAGGAAGAGAGGGGTAGGCCTGGAGGACCGAGTGGTTGCAgcgggtcctccaaccaatcggagtgaatgaggggcggggctgagcccggtcGCACACGTGCACTGGAGCATGCGTAGTGCTGATCACAGCTCAGGATTCGGGTGGAATTTCTCAGCCGGTCAAATCCCGGGCGGTGAGTCCTGCGGGAGGAATGGGGCCGGCGGGTGGGTCCGGAGACCTCATAAACACTCCGTGTAggccccacagtccaaacatgaagGTCGGATACGGCAGTTCAATCGgtgaaagctgctcgggcttttctctGAGACAGGCCCGGATGGGCGAAGAGAGCCTcggctttgctccgcctcccattcactctgattggctggaggaccagaagcTCCTGATCAATCACCCAGACCCGCCTCCTCTCCCTATTGGTCCGAAcccgccgtcaatcagtccccgggcattgtgagctggagcaaacccttcaccatcattgtcagctccctggtttgcagctgcggagcttctccctcccgggaacaggcccaggttaacgggcaccatcctgcttcagacactggaggatggttcacatcagaggatgggggaggggcgataagaaataagagcttccacttcgcactcaaatcaatgaggaccctgatctctggcaaggaaggaaaccctggcaggtgggcggggaggattcacaaacacccgctggaggccccaaatcctcaataagacccattggttttattgtcagtctgcagacaggagctggagaactgaacccaggcagaggggagggagcgagaaaactgggagtggaggaaagaaatggtgcagatgggtttggatttcagcccagggaggagggagagtgtgcgggacagggatttacagctttgggggaacaagagaggaaaaaatgttccagagaaactagaaagggcagcacggtagcattgtggatagcacaattacttcacagctccagggtcccaggtttgattccagtttgggtcactctgtgcgcagtctgcacgttccccccgtgtgtgcgtgggtttcctccgggtgctccggtttcctcccacagtccaaagatgtgcaggttaggtggattggccatgataaattgcccttagtgtccaaaattgcccttagtgttgggtggggttactgcgttatggggatagggcggacgtgttgaccttgggaagggtgctctttccaagagctggtacagactcgacgggccgaatggcctccttctgcgctgtaaattctatgataatctatgaattgcctgttcagaatttctatcctggactgacagtgatggcttttttaaactccttttacagggggttagaattggagaatttgcacatcctgcattgacagtgatgacttttgtaacatgagagattacagctctcaggaaagattaaatggagaggggcgatgtgagagagtgaccatcaataaacaacaagtcatGAATACAAGATAGTTACGAATAAAGCCAAGGGGACAATACAGCCAAAATTATTTATTacaggttcagaatgtgcaactcattaccatggaaaggagttgaggaaagtgctgagatgttttcaaaaggaaacgtgacaaacacatgagagaaaatggaattgaaaatcaactgaaaggctgagatttgataggtggGACAGACGGGGATGTGTGCCGAGTattgacagcagcagaatctgaGAGAATGGCCTTTTTGTatcttatatattcacagtatttcaatataatcttttacagaatatttgcagatgcaaacatcatgtcgagatctgacagagtcacttgattcatcaggaccggcctttcaacgtggaaggagaaatgtttgtctgttttgtcttttgGAAACAAaattcaaaaatcactgtgattggaaaagcagcgAGACACAGACATCTAAGTAATTGTCCACAGTTAGCTGTAACTGAGCTgtaaccaatcacacagcatgaaattaaattgcagcatttacatcagggagacaccgtactccggcttcaactgatgatccaagttggagagacataaggacatttgcaccaaaggaatcaagaagcagcaataggacattcagccccttgagcctgttccaccatttaataacatcacggctgatctgatagtgaagTCAAATCTtcatcccacctacacctgataacctgTCAATGACCATGGAGAaagcgtggaaatgtggggactgtgggatgggattcaattacccatctgaattggaaactcatcgacgtattcacactggggaaaggccgttcacctgctcggtgtgtgggaagggattcacccggtCATCaaacctgacacaccaacttgttcatactgataggcgaccttttaaatgtgctgactgtgagaagagctttaaaagcagaaatgatttactgatacatcaacgcactcacactggggagaggccattcacctgctcggtgtgtgggaagggattcactcggtcatcccacctcttgacacaccaacttgttcatactgatgagagaccttttaaatgtgctgactggaaAGAGctataaaagcagaaaggatttactgttacatcaacgcactcacactggggagaggccgttcacctgtttggaatgtgggaagggatttaatgattTGTCAAACCTCCGGATTCACCATCAGattcactctgaccagagaccgtttaaatgtgctgactgtgaaaagagctttaaacacagaaaggatttactgacacatcaacgcactcacactggagagaagccattcacctgctccgtgtgtggaaagggattcactcgatcatcactCCTCCTGagccaccaacttgttcatactgatcagagaccttttaaatgtgctgactgtgagaagaggttTAAAAGGAAAAGCAATTTACtgaaacaccaacgcactcacactggggagaggtcattcacctgctccatgtgtgggaagggattcacctgtTCACACCAActtctgcaacaccagcgagttcacactggacagagaccgtacacttgacccgtgtgtgacaagaaattcactcagtcatcccacctgacttcaaaccaacttgttcacactgatcagagaccttttaaatgttccgagcagcccggttcaattcccgtaccagcttccccgaacagacgctggaatgtggcgact
This portion of the Scyliorhinus torazame isolate Kashiwa2021f chromosome 5, sScyTor2.1, whole genome shotgun sequence genome encodes:
- the LOC140421704 gene encoding uncharacterized protein, whose translation is MEGKSIAHSGEKPYMCCVCGQGFARSSGLTSHKCSHTEEKPWKCADCGKGFTSPSKLEIHRRSHTGERPFTCSKCGKGFTQSSGLSTHQRVHTGERPFTCSECGKGFAISSNLQQHQRIHTVERPFQCPDCGKCEKSSVELIRHQRVHTDERPFRCSHCGTGFRQSSHLTVHQRVHTGKRPFTCTQCGKGFTQLSDLQKHQRIHTGERPFTCSKCGKGFAQSTHLQTHQRVHTRERPFTCSQCEKGFTQSSDLQKHQRIHTGERPFTCSKCGKGFVQSSHLQTHQRVHTGERPFTCSKCGKGFTTSSNLVTHQRGHK